From a single Macrobrachium rosenbergii isolate ZJJX-2024 chromosome 9, ASM4041242v1, whole genome shotgun sequence genomic region:
- the LOC136841990 gene encoding uncharacterized protein, whose amino-acid sequence MVIRARRIQRLYEPEEYKEHKGLYETEEYKGLYEPGEYKEYKGVYEPEEYKGFYEPEEYKEYSGLHEPEEYKEEKGFYTKLKNTEGYTSQKNTKNTKGYTSQKNTKGYTSQKNTKNKKGYTNLKNTKGYTSQKNAKNTKGYTSQKNTKNTKGDTSQKNTKNKKGYTNLKNTKGYTSQKNTKKWKKIKAFRIKTSLMLLCVYQVLKTFGFIV is encoded by the coding sequence ATGGTTATACGAGCCAGAAGAATACAAAGGTTATACGAGCCAGAAGAATACAAAGAACACAAAGGATTGTACGAGACCGAAGAATACAAAGGGTTATACGAGCCAGGAGAGTACAAAGAATACAAAGGGGTATACGAACCAGAAGAATACAAAGGGTTTTACGAGCCAGAAGAATACAAAGAATACAGTGGGTTACACGAGCCAGaagaatacaaagaagaaaaagggtTTTATACGAAACTGAAGAATACAGAGGGTTATACGAGCCAGAAGAACACAAAGAATACAAAGGGTTACACGAGCCAGAAGAATACAAAGGGTTACACGAGCCAaaagaatacaaagaataaaaagggtTATACGAACCTGAAGAATACAAAGGGTTATACGAGCCAGAAGAATGCAAAGAATACAAAAGGTTATACGAGCCAGAAGAACACAAAGAATACAAAGGGTGACACGAGTCAGaagaatacaaagaataaaaagggtTATACGAACCTGAAGAATACAAAGGGTTACACGAGCCAGAAGaatacaaagaaatggaaaaagataaagGCTTTTAGAATTAAAACCTCATTAATGCTCCTTTGTGTATATCAAGTTTTGAAGACGTTTGGATTC